The genomic segment CTGGCCCGCATCGAGGCCGGCATGCCCCGTTTCGGCCACGAGTTCGACGCCTCCTCGATGCCCGCCGAGGCCGGCCTCGAGACGCGCGCGATCAGCTTCACCAAGGGCTGCTACCCGGGCCAGGAGCCGGTGGCGCGTCTGCACTACCGCGGCCACGCCAACCGCGGCGTCCGCGGCGTTCGCCTCGACGGCGCCATGGTCGAGCCTGGCGCCGAGGTGACGGTGGGCGGCGCAGCCGTCGGACGGGTCACCTCGGCGGTCGAGTCCCCCCGCTTCGGCCCGATCGGCCTGGCCATCCTCCGCCGCGAGGTGGAGGAGGGCGCGGTGGGCGAGGCGGGCGGCACGCCCCTCACGGTCGTCGCGCTGCCGTTCTCCTAGGCCCCGGCGCTCCGCCGAATGCCGCCGCCCGCGTGGCGGCCGGGCGGGCGGTTACTCCCGCTGGTAAAAGGCGGTTGGCGGTGTTGGCATGTGTCATTGGCAGTTCCCAGACACTCCTGCAACACCCCGGCACTCACCCGTGACACTCGCCTCAGACGCGCTGCGGCACCCGCCCGGCCTACGAGGCTCCTACTGCTCCCAGCCGCCCACCTCGTACGCGGCTCCCGGCGTACCGCCGACACACAACAGCGTGGTCGGCGACGCGGTCGACTCGATCTTGCGGGTGACGTCGGGCTCGACGCCGATCAGGCCGCCGGCCGGCACGGTCACGCGCTCGTCGCCGAGCGTCGCCACCACCTCGCCGGCGTGGACGAAGTAGATCTCCTGCTGGCCGGACTCACGCTCGTTGTGCTCCGGGATCAGCACCTGGCCCGCGTCCTTCGTGACGGCGTTGATGCCGAACGCCGTGATGCCGAAGTGGTGCCGGATCGACTTCCACGTCGGCGGCCAGTCCGGCTTCACCGGCGGGACGTCGTTCACCTCGGCGACCTGCCAGCCGGTGCCCTGCGCACGCACGCTCATGTGGCTCCTCCACGGTCGGGGGAGCCGATCCTACTCCCCGCAGTAGTCCATGATCTGGAGGCCGCGGTGGCGGAAGCCCTGCTTCGTGTAGAAGTCGGGGATCCCGAGCTCGCGGTCGTCCGGCGTGACCCTCAGCTCGATCGACTCGATGCCGCGCCGGCGGCACTCCTCGATCGCGTTTCGCAGCAGGCTCGCGCCGAGGCCGCGCCCGCGCGCGGACGGCTGCACCCAGATCTCTTCGATCTCGGCGCTCGCGCCGCCGCTCGCCGAGATGCGGATCGTCGTCGTCGCGACCGCGGCCTCGTCGGCAACCATGAAGAACCCGCGGCCCGGGTCGCACAGGATCGCCTCGACGTTCTGCTGCAGGTGGCGCACCACGCGCCCCTCGTGGCTGAAGAACGCCTTCAGGAGCTTCG from the Gaiellales bacterium genome contains:
- a CDS encoding cupin domain-containing protein, whose translation is MSVRAQGTGWQVAEVNDVPPVKPDWPPTWKSIRHHFGITAFGINAVTKDAGQVLIPEHNERESGQQEIYFVHAGEVVATLGDERVTVPAGGLIGVEPDVTRKIESTASPTTLLCVGGTPGAAYEVGGWEQ
- a CDS encoding GNAT family N-acetyltransferase, translating into MTTQTPRIANPDDAATITKLLKAFFSHEGRVVRHLQQNVEAILCDPGRGFFMVADEAAVATTTIRISASGGASAEIEEIWVQPSARGRGLGASLLRNAIEECRRRGIESIELRVTPDDRELGIPDFYTKQGFRHRGLQIMDYCGE